The Solanum dulcamara chromosome 2, daSolDulc1.2, whole genome shotgun sequence region atgaaaaaggagGAAGAGTGCTTTGAGAAGCTCATTGACCTGCTAAAATAGGTACATACTAACTTACCTCTGATTGATGTTTTGTAGTGTACCCTAAAGTATGCCAAATATGTCAAGGACATTAtgacaaacaagagaaagttagCAGAGTATGATATAGTGGCACTCACTAAGAATTGTAGTTGTAAAATTTTGAACAAGGTCAAGCTTCCAGCCAAGAAGAAAGATCCTGCGAGTTTCATAGTGCAGGTAATTATTGGTAAGTTTATCAATGCTAGAGGTCTCTATGATCTAGGTGCAAGTATCAACTTGATGCATAGATCTATGTTCAAGAAATTGGGTTTGGGAGACCCCAAGCCTACCATAATTTTGTTATAATTGGCAGATCGCTCTGTGGCTAGGCCAGATGGTATAATTGAGGATGTTCTAGTCCAAGTGGGATCTCTTATCTTTCCCATGTACTTTGTCATTCTAGACTTTGACCCTGACCCAGAGGTTCTTTTCATCTTGAGACGCCTATTCTTGGCAACAGGAGGGGCATTGATTGATTTAGCTATTGGGAGATTAACTATGAGAGTGTATGATAAAGTGGAGGTGTTTGATATTTATCAGGAATTGAAGTTGCCTTCTATTTATGAGGAATTTTCTGCAATAACTGTGATAGATAAAGAAGTGGAAGCATAATGTATGTTAGAAAACGACCTTTTGGAAAGAGTGTTAGtgggtcaagatattgaagttgatgttgaagaaaaggAATTGGCTAGTGTGTTAGACATTCCAAATATAACTATGTTGAAAAAGCATGTAGAGCCATTGGATAGACTTTTTGGTCCATCACCCAAACGATCAATTAAGGAAGCTCTTAAATTAGAGTTGAAACCGCTTTCATCCCACCTCAAATATGCTTTTCTGGGTGACGATAATACTTTACCTATAATTCTTTGTTCTTCTTTGTATAAAGTCCATGTTACAGTAGCTCTAGAGGTGCTTAAAAGGTGAAAGAAAGCCATAGGATGGCAAATGGATAATCTACATAGGATTAGCTTAGCTTTGTGTATGCACATGATTTTCATGGAGAAGGGGCATAAGCCAGTTGCACAGCCATAATGGAGACTGAATCTTATGATGAAAGATATggtaagaaaagaaataatcaaGTGTTTCGATGCAGACATCATATACCCCATTTTAGATAGCAAGTGGGTAAGTCCAGTCCAGTGTGTACTTAAAAAGTGTGGGATGATTGTGATCACCAATGATAAGAATAAGTTGATCCCCACTAGAACAGTCACTGGATGACGCATTTGCATGGATTATCATAAGTTGAATAATACAACAAGGAAAGACAACTACAAAGTTCCCTTCATTGATCACATGCTAGACTGGTTGGCTAGGCAAGAGTAATATTGCTTCCTGGATGGGTATTTGGGGTATAAACAGATCACTATTGCTCTTGAAGACTAGGAAAAGACCAATTTCACTTGTACTTATGGGACATATTCTTTCAAGTTTATGCAATTCGAACTCTACAATACTCCTGCAACTTTCCAAAGGTATATGATGGCgatctttcatgatatggtggagAATTTTGTAGGGATCTTCATGGACGACTTATCAGTCTTTGAGGAGTCCTTTGAGTTGTGTTCACAAAACCTGGACAAGGTCTTAGCAAGGTGTGAAGAGACCAATTTGTGTAAAGAGACCAATCTTGTCCTAAACTAGGAATAATGTCATTTCCTAGTGAAAGAGGGGATTGTGTTAGGAGACAAAGTATCCAAAAAAGGCCTAGAGGTGGACAGAGCAAAGATTGAAGAGATTGAGAAACTACCTCCTCCAATTTCAGTCAAGGGTGTCTCCAATTTCTTGGGACATGATGGGTTCTACTAGAGGTTTATCAAAGACTTCTCAAAGATCACCAGACCTATGTGCAGCCTTCTGGAAAAAGAtgtaaagttttattttaatggAAGTTGTATGCAGGCATTTGAGCTCCTGAAAAAGAGGCTAATTGAAGCCCCAATCTTTATAGCTCCCAATTAGGAGTTGCCTTTTAAGCTCATGTGTGATACTAGCGACACAAAAGTGGGATTAGTCTTGGGACAAAGAAAGGAGAAGATCTTCCATTCCATCTATTATGAAAGTAAGAGTCTCGACTAAATCCAGGCAAACTACACTATGGCGGAGAAGGAGATGTTGGCattggtttatgcattttacAGTTCAGGTCATATCTGGTAGGTACTAAGGTTGTTGTATATACTAACCATGCAGATTTTAGGTACCTATTTAACAGAAAGATACCAAGTCGAGGCTCATCAGATGGATCCTACTAATACAGGATTTTGACATAGAGATCAAGGATCAAAAGGGTTGTGAGAATCAAATTATTGACCATTTATCAAGACTTGAGAGTTTATTACATGTTGGTGAACAAATAGGTATCAAAGAGGAGTTCCCAAATGAGCATCTATTAGCTTTGGAGGTGACTGAGTTGCCTTGGTACGCAGATATTGTCAACTATTTAGTAAGTGGAGTCTTCCCACTAGGTGCAGCTATACATCAAAAGAAGAGGTTGATGTATAAATCCAATTTTTATATATGGGATGAGCCCTACTTATTCAAACAGGGCGCTGACAGAATGATAAGAAGATATGTGCCCGAAGCTGAGGTGCCCCAAGTGCTACATAGTTTCTATTCATCACCCTATGGTGTCCACCATGAAGGGGAATGCACTGCGCACAAGGTACTTCAGTATGATTTCTTTTGGCCCACATTGTTTAAAGATATTGTAGGGTATGTCATGAGCTGCGATCAATTTCAAAGGATGGGGACTATATCAAGGAGGCATGATATACCATTGAATAATATTTTAGAGGTCGAGATCTTTGATGTGTGGGTCATAGACTTCATGTGTCCTTTCCCACCCTCTTATGGGAACCAATACATCCTGGTTGCAGTGGACTACATATCCAAGTGGGTTTAGGCCATTGCTCTTCCTACCAATGATGAAAAATTGGTGAGAAAATTTTTGAAGAAGCATATGTTTACCAAGTTCGGTACTAATAGAGCTATTATGAGTGGTGGAGGTAAAAATCTTATAAATCAAATGGTAAAGAATCTTCTAGATAAGTTTGGTGTGCAGCATAAAGTGGCTATATCATACCACCCTCAAACTAGTGGAAAGGTTGAACTATCATATAGAGAGGTGAAGTAAATCTTGTAGAAGATAGTGAACTCAACAAGAAAAGATTGGTCTATTAAGCTAGATGAAGCACTTTGGGCTTATAGGACTTCATACAAGACACCAATTGGGACCTCTCCATACCACACGGTGTTTGGTAAAGCCAGCCACCTGCCAGTTAAACTAGAGCATCAAGCCTACTGGTCCATAAAAAAGTTCAATTTGGATCCAAAGCTCGCAGGCAGAAAGCGAATGGATAAGCAGCATGAACTAGAGGAGTTTAGGCTACATTCTTATGAAAAATGTAAAACTCTACAAGGAAAAGACCAAGAGATGGCATGACAAGCAGAACATCACTCATACATTCAAACCAGGGCAAAAGGTACTTCTCTTTAATTCTAGACTGAGACTTTTTCTAGGAAAGCTGAGGTCTAAGTAGTGAGGGCCCTTTGAAGTAGTGATAATGACATCACATGGAGTTGTTGAGTTGTGGAATGTAACGAAAATAGTGACATTCTTGGTCAATGGTCAAAGAGACAAATACTATTTTGCGAATGATGTTGATCGTGAGGAAGAGGCATTGGAGTTGGAGAATGAGTGAGGGTCAATGTGCCATTCACTACTATGGCACTAAAAGCACTTCTCAGGACTAGTGAGTGGGCATCGATCATGCTAACTAAGCTTAACATTCTCCCTCCTTATCGAGCCTGACCTAGAGGTTCCTTTCATTTTCGGACGCCCATTCTTGGCAACAGGAGGGGCATTGATTGATATAGTTATTGAGAGATTAACTATGAGAGCACATCATAAAGTGGAGGTTTTTGATGTTTATCAGGCATtgaagttgttttctttttatgaAGAGTTGTCTCCGATAACTGTGATAGATAAAGAAGTGATAGCATAGTGTGTGTTAGCAAAAGACCATTTGGAGAGAGTTTTATtgggtcaagatattgaagGTGATGTTGAAGTAAAGGAATTGGCTAGTGTATTAGACATTCCAAATGTAAGTATGTTGAAGAAGCACATGGAGCCATTGGATAGAGTGTTGGTCCTTCACCCAAATCATCAATTGAGGAAGCTCCTAAATTAGAGTTGAAACCGCTTTTATCTCACCTTAGGTATGCCTTTTTGGGTGACTATAATAATTTACCCGTaatcctttcttcttcttagTCTAAAGTGTAGGTTACAATAACTCTAGAGGTACTCAAAAGGTGAAAGAAAGCCATGGGATGGCAAATGGCTGATCTATATGAGATTAGCCCAGCTTTGTGTTTGCACAAGATTTTCATGAAGGAGGGGCATAAGCCAGTTGCACAGCCACAACGTAGATTGAATCATGTGATGAAAGATGTggtaagaaaagaaataatcaaGTGGTTGGATGCATGCATAATATACCTAATTTCATATAGCAAGTTGGTAAGTCCAGTCCAGTATGTGCTTGAAAAGGGTGGGATGACTGTAATCACTAATGATAAGAATGAGTTGATCCCCACCAAAATGATCACTGGATGGCCCATATGCATGGACTATCGCAATCTGAATGATGCGACAAGGAAAGACAACTACCCAGTTCCCTTCATTGATATGATGCTAGACAGGTTTCTTGGGAAAGAGAACTACTGCTTCTTGGATGGGTATTCGTGGTATAAACAGATCACTATTGATCTTGAAGACCAATAAAAGACAAATTTCACTTGTACTTATGGGACATATGCTTTCAAACATATGCCATTCGGATTGTGCATTACTCCTGTAACTTTCTAAGATGTATAATGGCGATCTTCCATGATATGGTGGAGGATTTTGTAGAGATCTTCATGGACAACTTCTCTGTCTTTGGGGAGTCCTTTGAGTtgtgtttgcaaaatttagataaggttttagcaaggtatgaagAGGCCAATATTGTCCTAAACTATAAAATATGTCATTTCCTAGTGAAGAAGGGGATTTTATTAGTCCATAAAGTGTCCAGACAAGGGCTAGAGGTGGACAGAGCAAAGATTAAGGTGATTGAGAAACTACCTCCTTTGATTTCAGTTAAGGATGTCCGTagtttcttgggacatgttgggTTCTATAGGAGGTTTATCAAAGACTTCACAAAGATCGCCAGACCCATATGTAACCTTTTGGAAAAGGAGGTAAAGTTTGATTTTGATGGCAATTGTATGCAGGCATTTGAGCTCCTAAAGAAGAGGTTGATTGAAGCCCAATCTTGATAGCTACCAATTAGGAGTTGCCTTTTAAGCTCATGTGTGATTCCATTGACACAGTAGTGGGAGTAATCTtgggaaaaagaaataaaaagatctTCCATTCTATCTATTATGCAAGCAAAACTCTCGAGTCAGCCCAAGCAAACTACACAGTCACAGAGAAGGAGATGTTAGCACTAGTGTATACATTTGACAAGTTTAGGTCATATCTGGTAGGTACTAaggttgttatatatattgactaAGCAGCTCTTATGTACCTATTCAACAAGAATGATGTTAAGTTGAGGCTCAATAAGATGGATCCTACTACTATAAGAGTTTGACATAGAGATTAATGATCGCAAGGGTTGTGAGAATCAAACATTTGACCATTTTTCCAGACTTGAGAGTTCATCACATATTGGTAAACAAATGCAGATTAAAAAGGAGTTCCCAGATGAGCAGCTATTAGCTTTGGAGGTTTGAGTTGCCTTGGTACGGAGATATTGTCAACTATTTAGAAAGTGGAGTCTTCCCACCAGGCTCAACTGTACAGAAAAGAAGAGGTTGATGTGTGAAGCCAAGTTTTACATATGGGATAAGCCCTACTTGTTCAAATAGGGCCCTGACAGAATGATCAAAATATGTGTGCCTGGAGCTGAGGTGCACCAAGTGCTACATAGTTTTCATTCATCACCCTACAATGGCCATCATGGAAAGGAACGCACTTCTTACAAGGCACTTTAGTCTGGTTTCTTTTGGCCCACATTGTTTAAAGATGCTCATACAAGATTGCTAAGGTCTAAGTATAGGGTGGTTTTTCTATATTTGATGATTATTAACTATTTATAATGGTGTTTGTGTGCAGATTAACAATGTCAGGAACCCACAGGCCCTAAAAGGAACCAATTACCTCTGCCATCAACCGCAAAAGATTCTGGGGTAGGCCATCTGTACCCCCAGCACCTACAGTACCACATGGGCAGACATGCAGATACAAATTGCAGGCTGTGAGCACCACCGGAAAGACTTGGTACAAAAATCATACTAAGGCTAAGTATTTTTCGTATGTGTGCATTGAGGACAGGCACTTGCAAAGGGAATTCCCCCAAATTTGGAGGCAACTCAGGGAACTCAACATGGAGTTCATATTTGCTAATCCTAAGCCATGCAACCTACAGTAGGTGAGGGAGTTCTATGTTGAGGGAGTTCTATGTCATCTAGCAGGTTGACGCACGCTCCCATTTTGTGACTGTGCATAGGTTTGACGTATCGGCCATGCTAACTGAACTTAAAATTTTCCTGCCTTAGCAATACATTAGGCACACCTTGTGTGGCCCAAGGTCCATGGAAAGTAAACGCTCTTTGGACATTGGGCTATTACCAAACATTTCCCTATACCCACATGAATTAGGAAGCAAAGGCGTATCTATAGATTGTGATGAATTATTTGATCCCAGGGCTACACTTTAATGATATTATAAGGGATCGGGTGTGCTTGGTAAATGCGCTAATGAAAGGTACGGAGATAAATGTGGGAGCAGTGTTGAAATCTGCAACGCGTAAGGCTAAAGTCCATCGTGGTAGAAGGTATGCTTTTGGAGGCATAATTACTTTGATATGCAGGAATGCAGGTATACCTATGGAACCCCTAGATTTACTTTGATATGCAGGAATGCAGGTGTACTTGGGGAACCCCTAGATTACATGCCCCTCCTTTGCACGGTGCAGGTGGATGTCACATAAACCAAAGGCCCAGAAATGCAACATGGACCTACTCTCACCATGGCGAAGAGACACCATAGATATAATCTCATCACAACCCGCATGTTTGGGCTTGAAAGATCCACCACATAAATGGTTGTTGAGCCTCTACAAATGAGATGCTTCTAAAGGTAACAAGGCAATACCTTATTAATGAGCACGTCGAGGCTATTCTAAGATTGGGCCTGGCTTCTATGAGCTTAGTCGTGATGATGTCCTAGCAGATAAGGACAAAAAGTGTGCTGGATTAGACATCTACTCAAATTAGGAAGAAGAAATAGACACAATGTTACTGATTGAGGGCTTCGAAGGTGGGGACGAGTATGAGATGGTTGACTAAATAGGAAAGTTTCCTACCCCACCTttattctacatatattaatgTGTAGCAATAGAGACAGTGCTAACcttttaagtgtggggtgggggCTTGCTTGTGTATGTGTAATTATGTAGTTTTGTttagatattgttttatttgggttcctttggaaaaaaatatgttcTTTGGCCAAGGATAGCCCATTTGAATTGTATACATATAAAAAAGAGTGTAAGTGTAGGATTAAGCTAAAGTTATGGTTAAGTGACGCTGCCCAATGATAGATGGATGATGAACGTCTTAAGAGTAGGCTCATCATTGTGTTGTGTGAAAGGTGTCTAATTAGGCTATACAATTATATTGGCATACATTGAATATGAAAAGCATGATGAAAGTAACTTGTTTGAAACACCTAAGCTCATTTATGTGACCCATTAGTGATTGTTGTAAATGTGAACTTGTGCTATTGCTTGGGCACGAATCTGTAGGAAGCCAACTTGAGTTGAGTGTGTGACATGTATGTGAGGATTTGTTGTATTCTGTGCTTACAGCTTACATGTGTTAGCTAGAAATTGCCCGGTGTGTATGTGAAATGAAATGAAGATTGTGAATTTTAGGAAATGATGTAAATGTTTCTTTGACAACCTTGCTTTTACTCCCTTTGTGCCTAACCTTAATGCTAATCCCTAATCAACCCCTTTGAGCCTTAAGCTTTTTCTTTGGTAGCCTCATATGTAGCCTATCCCCATTCCTTctttagcccatgaattttagCCAAAATTCTAAGCGCTTTAGatgaaaagaagataaaaaagaaaaaaatgaagagaaagGAATAAGTGAGTATGAAGCCATGTAAAGAAGAAGTATTGGTGCTTGAAATAAACTTGCACCTTGTGATAGGAAAgtacaaaaaaaagagaagaaataaatgaaaaaatatagagaaaaataaTGAAAGTGACTCCCTACCATAAAATGGATAAGTAGCTTAAAGAAAAGGAGTAAACAAGAAGAAGGGGTAAAGTTGACATGTAGTTGAAGCTAAGCTTAATAAGAAGTGTGATGTTTAAAGGGCTTGGGAAAGTTAGTCACTATTTATAGATAAATAATAATTCCTACCCTTCCCTCAGCCTACATTACAACCCGTGAAGTCTTAGTTGATCCTAAAACTGTCACATCCTTATATTAGTGGAGCAAAACACTAAAGGCAAGCCTATGGAGAATCTGCTATTATATAAGAAttcatttgagagagtgagAGAAATTGTATTCATACATCCACTTGGGTAAAAATTGTTATTTATGAGCCCTTGGAGATGATCCTTTTGTGGTGAGGGGAACATGTTCAACAAGAGTTTGATGACTTATATGATTTCTTGAACTAGTAATATGCAGGAGTTTGTTTATTTGGGGAGTTAATTCTTGAGGTTAGAatattttgaataagtcatttttGTGGTATTGTTTGGATAACATGCTTGTATGTGAGTTTCCCTTCTTGCTATTTGTGGTAGCCTAGCTTGTAATACCTTGTGTTGTACAgtttgtgatgtcttttggtaTTGACTTGTGGATTTATTTGAGGACAAAAATGgttttaagtgtggggtggtgatcttgggtgTATTTATACGCCTATTTACCATGTTTAACCCATAATTTTAGCTAAGTTTGAGAGAAAAGTCTTTGTCATTGATTAGTTTTTggtgtatttatgtattttgggctaacaaatataattagaagttttgtgggaTGAAATCTTATCAAAAGTAGCTAAAAAGGGAGAAAAACGGAAATCAGGCTCAAGAAGGACGGGAGAGACGAGCAAAAAGGCTAAAGCCATGTGAAAGAGAGAATATGGAAGAAGGTCCGCTATAGAAATTAAAATTGACTTCGAAAATTTCTTAAGCATTGGAGTCCGCATTAAGGCCTCATCATAGAGAAGACATGAGTTTTTCAGACCTCAAGCGAGGGAGCAGGTCCGCAACGCGGACCTGGCACCTTAATATAAATTTGATCGCGTCGTTTGTTTAGACTCTATAAATAGCTCAGTTGTATTGATTAAAGATTATTCAATCTTTCATTTTGGAGACCATGAATAGGAACAGCGAAGAACGCTTCTTAGGGttattatttcttaccttcttccttaatttctacttgttgaatgttcataaaatatttttgtcttGTGATTCAAATGATGAGTGGCTAAGTTTCCCTATTTTACGGTTTTAGCCACAATATTATGGTATAATTTCCTCTGCTTTGGTTGATAATGGGTTGTTGTTCATGATTACTCTTGCATTcttgattttactattttaatgtcTGGCCAACATTCGGAAAAAAATGTTGTCTACTTTGAACTCGAAAGACGAATAAGAGATAGAACATGGAATGTTGGGAACATGTTTTTTCTAGAGTTAACTAGGATGATTATTGTATAGGATGCTCGTGACACACACCTATACATCATATTTGGTACTAAATAGGATGATAACgttaattcatttttgttggttcacGCCTATCCctgctcaatgatgtagttaggctATCAGCAAAGGTAGGCAATTAGAAGTCAGAAGACCATGATTGAATATCAACCGTATAAATCCGTAATATAATGACCCATTGGATAGCGAAGTAAGGAATATCATGTCTGACATCTATAAATGCTACAGCCCTGAAAGTCATGTTAACCTGATTAAATCTCCAGTGAAATCATTGAATCATATTTAGTAGTAGTTTGTACAATTGTTTAAAATTAGAAGTAACAAAATATCTCAGCTCTTTACAACACACGcaattaatttagtttattgAAAAGCAATTAAAAGTCTAATTAAAATCCTTTGGGTTTGACAATTCGGCTATGAAAAGAGTCACTTTACTACTGGTGAGACTGCATACACTTGTGTGTGCTTTGGTAGCAAttaagtgcatagacttgcatgtATGGGAGTTTTCCTTGTAGACTATAATGAAGGTGGTGTTCTTGTTAagaatggagctgaatcatctttAGTGGTGGAAGTAAAGGAAAAGTAAGACAAGGACCCCATCCTACTTCAGTTGAAGAAAGACGTTCATAAGTAGAAGGTGATGACTTTTGAACAAGGGGGCGGTGGTATGTTGAGATATCAAAGTAGATTTTGTGTTTAGAATATTGACGGTCTCCAAGATAAGATCATGGAAAAGTCCCACATTTCTAGGTATTCGATTCATCCAGGTTCCACCAAaatataccatgacttgagagaaaatTGGTGGAGCAACacaaagagagatattgcagattATGTTTCTAAGTGTCCGAATTGTCagcaagtcaaagttgagcactAAAGTCCATGTGGTGAGGCTCAGAATATAGAACTTCCAGAGTAGAAATAAGAGATGATCAACATGAATTTCATTACAAGATTACCACAATCTAGCTAACAACATGATTCATTTGGATTATTGTAGATCGGATGCCTAAATTAACCAATTTCTTACCAGTAAAGTCTACATATTCAGTAGAGGACTACGCCAAATTGTATATCCGCAAGaaagtaagacttcatggtgttccattgtttATTATTTCAGATAAGGGTGCTCATTTCACTTTCCATTTTAGGAAGTCGTTTTAGAAAGGTTTGAGTTCAAAAGTGAACCTTAATACCGTATTTCATCCTCAGATAGATAGGCAGGTAGAGCGtacaatttttcttttctattgtTTCTAGTCAATGGATCTTCCCTTCTTCACATTCGTATAGGTTGGGTAGCGTTTTTGAAGGGTAATAGGGTTTGGTAGTGGGTCGGTCACGATTGCATAAGAGAGTTCTAGGTCAGGTCAAGCATTATGATTTGCATTTTTTATGTAAGCTTACATTCACGAAGGTTGGGTCCAGGTTAGGGGTTCACATTCAAGGAGGAGAATCATGATCGCGATGAACATCTGATACATAGGCATAATTTAGTTCCAATTTCTAACATagtttttataacttgattTGGGGAGATTGAGGCTCGATTGTGGGAAATTTCAATGAGgttttaataaatttctttgTGAGGTAAAATTTTGACCTCCTAATTATGTATCCCATGCTAATCTACAATTTAATTAGTGTTTGAGAAAAGATTGGGTCGTTGGTTTGAGGGACTCCTCAAAAATCCCCTGGTAAAGGATTAAATATTGGACCCGTAGTTCAGTTTGTCCTTTATTCTGGTAAGGTATTGGATAACTCTGGCAACGTGGGCGagacattgtatcatcacgCTGCTCAAAGTAttgattgtcggttagagaaacttccaaaaaaaattatattatttttcagtATTTGTTGTTATTGCATACTTTTTTAGTTGTAAAGCTTGATTGTTAAAGTACATATGCATACTTTCAATTAGCTATCTTATAGTCTACTTTCATATTTACTCTTTCAGTTCAATATATTCAATTTAGCCTATACATTTCATGTACCGACGTTATTTGGCACTACATTTTTAAATTATGCAGTTTCAGGTGTTCAGGATCGACAACAAATATTTCACTAGAATATTTTCCCATCAGCATTTGGTGAGGCTGTGACACCTCGGAATTTTTTTAGCAAAGACTCAAATATTTcctcacgtgtgggtagactcggaccggaggacttgtaattctacatatgagttaggattaattcctaagtattcgAAGtgtttagatgtgtttaggggtcataagggatctctaacaccaagttgagtccaaagaactcctatcggttaagttttcggacgagttagtataagggtcaccTTCAAACGACcgtatctcctagaatataatgaactgggtggaccacgacctaccaaattaaaggtctttgagttttctttccaacgccaccaagattgcaattttttgAGTCTGGCGTCaaacgttatggccattttactagagactagtactgcaggaatttcaggcctgggcgaaattcaggcttggcgctccagtggcgccccacgccactataacGCCAGAaaatgcctcagtagtttggtccttggcacgacgcgccactattagatgtgcagggttttaggcctattttggcttggcgctgcagtggcgcgatgcaccactatagcgccagcaaggtttttgcccaatttttcagatttttgaagaggggcaacttggactttttccaaattatatatacaccatctttgagcattttggaccattattttcagcttctctctctctaaaaagccctagaaattttccctctcttcttcctctccttcttcaaatcctcctccaacaaagggtgccttcaagagttccaagaattcaagccttctaTTGAAGATCTAacatcaaggttcttcaaagtcttcaaacaaggtatgtaaggctaacctaaaatatggatttagttctttcatatgcccatagatgtgttggataggagttgtgaaagaattgaaccttctaagaaggttttcttgaaag contains the following coding sequences:
- the LOC129872337 gene encoding uncharacterized protein LOC129872337 translates to MGWQMADLYEISPALCLHKIFMKEGHKPVAQPQRRLNHVMKDVVRKEIIKWLDACIIYLISYSKLVSPVQYVLEKGGMTVITNDKNELIPTKMITGWPICMDYRNLNDATRKDNYPVPFIDMMLDRFLGKENYCFLDGYSWYKQITIDLEDQ